A part of Curtobacterium sp. MCLR17_036 genomic DNA contains:
- a CDS encoding YceI family protein produces the protein MTLTASAIPGYQTGTWKIDPTHSEVTFSVRHLAISKVKGSFERFDATLVTAENPLDTTLEASIDVASVNTKQQQRDQHLATGDFFLAEEHPQMTFKSTGIREDGDDMLIDGELSLRGVTKNVTLKTEFGGVTTDGYGQVKLGAEATTKIDRTEFGVNWNAALEAGGFTLGNDVTINLDVQFVLQAA, from the coding sequence ATGACGCTCACCGCCTCCGCCATCCCCGGCTACCAGACCGGCACCTGGAAGATCGACCCGACGCACTCCGAGGTCACCTTCTCGGTCCGTCACCTCGCGATCAGCAAGGTCAAGGGCTCCTTCGAGCGCTTCGACGCGACCCTCGTGACCGCCGAGAACCCCCTCGACACGACGCTCGAGGCTTCGATCGACGTCGCCAGCGTCAACACCAAGCAGCAGCAGCGTGACCAGCACCTCGCAACCGGCGACTTCTTCCTCGCCGAGGAGCACCCGCAGATGACCTTCAAGTCGACCGGCATCCGCGAGGACGGCGACGACATGCTCATCGACGGCGAGCTCTCGCTCCGTGGTGTCACCAAGAACGTCACCCTGAAGACCGAGTTCGGTGGCGTCACCACCGACGGCTACGGCCAGGTCAAGCTCGGCGCCGAGGCCACGACGAAGATCGACCGCACCGAGTTCGGCGTGAACTGGAACGCGGCGCTCGAGGCTGGCGGTTTCACCCTCGGCAACGACGTCACCATCAACCTCGACGTCCAGTTCGTCCTCCAGGCGGCCTGA
- a CDS encoding TIGR03086 family metal-binding protein — protein sequence MATDWIAMQALAAAEFGRRVAAVTDWDAPTPDSEWSTRDLVAHVVDEQRWIPKLLTGCDHAQAAADLEPIGDDLAAEWARYAAEAGEAWQRTPADVPVHLSTDVVPAAQYLTEQTSDITIHTWDLARATGTEETLPPELVQAVWEYFEPQIEDLAATGLYAAPVDVTEDAPLQTRLLAVTGRDARVAA from the coding sequence ATGGCCACCGACTGGATCGCGATGCAGGCCCTCGCGGCAGCCGAGTTCGGCCGCCGGGTCGCCGCCGTCACGGACTGGGACGCCCCCACTCCGGACTCCGAGTGGTCCACCCGTGACCTCGTCGCCCACGTGGTCGACGAGCAGCGGTGGATCCCGAAGCTCCTGACGGGGTGCGACCACGCGCAGGCGGCGGCGGACCTCGAGCCGATCGGCGACGACCTCGCCGCCGAGTGGGCGAGGTACGCCGCGGAGGCCGGCGAGGCGTGGCAGCGGACTCCCGCCGACGTGCCCGTGCACCTCAGCACCGACGTGGTGCCCGCCGCGCAGTACCTGACCGAGCAGACGAGCGACATCACGATCCACACGTGGGACCTCGCGCGGGCGACCGGCACCGAGGAGACGCTGCCGCCGGAGCTCGTGCAGGCGGTGTGGGAGTACTTCGAGCCGCAGATCGAGGACCTCGCGGCCACCGGGCTGTACGCGGCGCCGGTCGACGTGACCGAGGACGCCCCGCTCCAGACCCGCCTGCTCGCGGTCACAGGCCGCGATGCCAGGGTGGCGGCATGA
- a CDS encoding aldo/keto reductase: MSSVVLGMMSYGDPGKGSHEWSVGLDDARPFVRRAYEQGITTFDTANVYSAGSSEEITGTLLKELAPREDVQVFTKVFNRMRPGRNGAGLSRAAIMHEIDASLTRLGTDYVDLYQIHRFDPHTPIEETMEALHDVVKAGKARYIGASSMWTWQFAEMQHVADLHGWTRFVSMQDQYNLLEREEEREMLPFCAHTGVGVIPWSPLARGKLTRPWDAQGSGSRAETDQFGKTLYKQDEDANRAIVDAVQQVAEAHDASMAQVALAWVMRQPAVSAPIVGATKEHHIDDAVAAASITLTDDEVTRLGSAYTPRVPSGF, translated from the coding sequence ATGAGCAGCGTCGTCCTCGGCATGATGTCCTACGGCGACCCGGGCAAGGGCTCGCACGAGTGGAGCGTCGGCCTCGACGACGCCCGCCCGTTCGTCCGCCGTGCCTACGAGCAGGGCATCACGACGTTCGACACCGCGAACGTGTACTCGGCCGGCAGCAGCGAGGAGATCACCGGCACGCTGCTCAAGGAGCTCGCCCCGCGCGAGGACGTCCAGGTCTTCACGAAGGTCTTCAACCGGATGCGCCCGGGCAGGAACGGTGCCGGGCTGTCCCGTGCGGCGATCATGCACGAGATCGACGCGTCGCTCACCCGCCTCGGCACGGACTACGTCGACCTGTACCAGATCCACCGCTTCGACCCGCACACGCCGATCGAGGAGACGATGGAGGCCCTGCACGACGTCGTCAAGGCCGGCAAGGCCCGGTACATCGGCGCGAGCAGCATGTGGACGTGGCAGTTCGCCGAGATGCAGCACGTCGCCGACCTGCACGGCTGGACCCGCTTCGTCAGCATGCAGGACCAGTACAACCTGCTCGAGCGCGAGGAGGAGCGCGAGATGCTCCCCTTCTGTGCGCACACCGGCGTCGGCGTCATCCCGTGGAGCCCCCTCGCCCGCGGCAAGCTCACGCGCCCGTGGGACGCGCAGGGTTCCGGGAGCAGGGCGGAGACCGATCAGTTCGGCAAGACGCTCTACAAGCAGGACGAGGACGCCAACCGCGCGATCGTCGACGCGGTGCAGCAGGTGGCCGAAGCCCACGACGCGAGCATGGCGCAGGTCGCCCTCGCGTGGGTGATGCGGCAGCCGGCGGTCTCCGCCCCGATCGTCGGCGCGACGAAGGAGCACCACATCGACGACGCGGTGGCCGCCGCCTCGATCACGCTCACCGACGACGAGGTCACGCGGCTCGGTTCCGCGTACACACCCCGGGTGCCGTCCGGTTTCTGA